The genomic region TCTTCTCATAACACCATTGTATTCTATGTACTGTGCTTATAGCTATATTTTGTGTACCCAACAAGTAAACCAAAATATACAGTTCACAcaattttaatttaccagagtagctggttataatattgtaattattaatttaatgtttgGTCTTGCTTTTTGTGAGAGTGATAatggagtgggcatcgagggagtgacagttctgCGACATACtataagtcccacttacctcgccCAGATTACTTGcacgtaataattcaggtaataccctgtaaaccttaTGCAGGTAATTTCTCATGGTACTCATCAGATGTGAGTATAAGCACAAATATGTCCTCACCAACTGTGAGTACAAGTGGATATTGTATATGTACTAACTAGATGCAAGTACAAGTGCATATAAGTAGTAGTCGCCAACTGCGAGTACAACTGCATACTCTAAATACCCACCAGATGtgggtacaagtacatgtacatgtatgtatttcttctcctatgccaaatcaaagtcgagaacaacgtccagtattgggcccttacttaaacaagatgggtcctacacagatgacagcaaggaaatgagtgagctactcaagacccaatatgactcagtttttagcaagccactaaccagactgagagtcgaagatcaaaatgaattttttatgagagagccacagaatttggttaacacaagcctatctgatgttatcctgacgccaaatgacttcgaacaggcgataaatgacatgcccatgcactctgccccagggccagactcatggaactccgtgttcatcaagaactgcaagaagcccctatcacgagcctttaccatcctatggagagggagcatggacacgggggtcgtcccacagttactaaaaacaacagacataaccccactccacaaaggggccagtaaagcaacagcaaagaactacagaccgatagcactaacatcccatatcataaaaatctttgaaagagtcctaagaagcaagatcaccacccatttagaaacccatcagttacacaacccagggcaacatgggtttagaacaggtcgctcctgtctgtctcaactattggatcactacgacaaggtcctagatgcactagaagacaaaaagaatgcagatgtaatatatacagactttgcaaaagccttcgacaagtgtgaccatggcgtaatagcgcacaaaatgcgtgctaaaggaataacaggaaaagtcggtcgatggatctataatttcctcactaacagaacacagagagtagtagtcaacagagtaaagtccgaggcaggcacggtgaaaagctctgttccacaaggcacagtactcgctcccatcttgttcctcacccTCAaaactgacatagacaaggatgtcagccacagcaccgtgtctctctttgcagatgacacccgaatctgcatgacagtgtcttccattgcagacactgcaaggctccgggcggacatcaaccaaatctttcagtgggctgcagaaaacaatatgaagttcaacgatgagaaatttcaattactcagatatggtaaacacgaggaaattaaatcttcatcagagtacaaaacaaattctggccacaaaatagagcgaaacaccaacgtcaaagacctgggagtgatcatgtcggaggatctcaccttcaaggaccataacattgtatcgatcgcatctgctagaaaaatgacaggatggataatgagaaccttcaaaacgagggatgccaagcccatgatgacactcttcaggtcacttgttctatctaggctggaatattgctgcacactaacagcacctttcaaggcaggtgaaattgctgacttagaaaatgtacagagaaccttcacggcgcgcataacggagataaaacacctcaattactgggagcgcttgaggttcctgaacctgtattccctggaacgcaggcgggagagatacatgattatatacacctggaaaatcctagagggactagttccgaacttgcacacgaaaatcactcactacgaaagcaaaagacttggcagacgatgcaacatcccccagtgaaaagcaggggtgtcactagcacgttaagagaccatacaataagtgtcaggggcccgagactgttcaactgcctcccagcatacataagggggattaccaacagacccctggcagtcttcaagctggcactggacaagcacctaaagtcggttcctgatcagccgggctgtggctcgtacgttggtttgcgtgcagccagcagtaacagcctggttgatcaggctctgatccaccaggaggcctggtcacagaccgggccgcgggggcgttgacccccggaactctcttcaggtaaactccaggtatgcactAGCCAGTTATTAGTAaaagtgtgataaatggttttaaaaaccgataagttgaagattgagacacttatgcaacatatgggaatctttattgaggaaacgtttcgccacacagtggcttcatcagtccaatacaaagtagaaaggtgtgtaaggagaggaggagtttgaggtaatcagcccctcaacctggagtcgatgtgttcaatccatcaatcttgtagaatgtacagcatagagacgtagacgtggcttatatactgtagtcaggtgaggcgaagcaggaggaggcggggtcatagtggaaccttCCACTAGTCtcagtaggtcttcgtccatagGTTGGACAAGtgctgaagaattctttgtatcaagatcttgatacaaagaattcttcatctgaattacctcaaactcctcctcttcttgcaccattttgctttgtattggactgatgaagccactgtgtggcgaaacgttttctcaataaagattcccatatgttgcataagtgtctcaatcttcattagtGCAAGTGTTTATATGCACTCACCAGCTGTAGTGCAAGTGCTTGTATGTACTCACCAACTTTATATCTTGttggtaaggcctcatttagattaagccgcacagttctggtcaccgtattacagaatggatataaatgcgctggataacgtacaaagaaggatgacaaagttgatcccatgtatcagaaatctttcctacaaggatagactgagggccctgaatctgcactctacaaaggcgtagaatttggggggatatgattgaggtgtataaatggaaaacaggaataaataaatggtatgtaaataacgtgctaaaaatattcaaccaagacaggactcccaGCAACGGGTTCAAGTTAGAAAAAATAGATTttaaaaggatataggaaagcattggtatagtaatagagttgtggatgagtggaacaaactcccgagtaacgtCACTAAAGCtaaaacgttatgtagttttaaaaatgggttagacaaatacatgagtgggtgtgagttggatctgactggCTTGGGGAAGTGGGTCTGATGTATTGCTTCTTCCTTCTTAAGTAGATATGACTTGGgcctgactggcttgggccagtaggcatgctgcagtgctcctttcttatgttcttatgtactcacCAGCTGTTAGTACAAATGCTTTGACGTACTCACCTTGGTGAGTTACTAATCTTAGGtgtgtcattaaggctgcatcttATCCGTAAATTGACATCAAGAATTTCTGAATTACTAAAATATGaattatatagtgtatatatacacagatatatgcatgtgtatatacatatacccaCTTCTGTGCATATATATGTAAGCATTTCTTGATGTACAAAGATGCAAATTTCTTGGTCTACAAACATTTTTTAGTAAATATGGTGAAGAGAAACGTAGttaatattatattcatgagacgcacaaacccgtatgggtcatacagtgctttgAAAACAGAAGGCACCAATGCTCGATCCATGAAAGGGGAGGGTAActcctattccttggatcaagaatctTCCATCAAGGCTCTTCCTCTTGAAAGGCATTTCTCTCTCTAATTTTTGCAAGACTCAGACGGGCGTGTGGTGTCGTGGCGTGGGCGGAGTGTGGGCGTGGTGCAGAGCGAGGGCGGGATAGACGTgcgggcggcggtggtggtgggcgggCTGGACAACCAGGTGGTGACCTTCACCAGAGGTCAGGTCACAGTACGGGACGTGAACACCCTCAACACAGTGTGCAACATGGATCAAGGGTCAGTAAGTGCTCTTCTTACTCTCGTTATTCACCAACACAGATAACATGCGTCATATAATTTATTTCAGTATTGTATTATAAAATGCAAGAGTATGCGACCAAACAATGTCACATatcttaatataaatatatacagcaCAATGACTTACATCTCAATATAAGTATATGCAACACAAGCTATACTGCTACATATTGCAAAAAAACACAGCACTGCAATGCATAATAACTTATGCAAAAAATACAAAACAAGTCTGCTTCATAACAATTTAAAACAGGGGTGGTAATATACCTTaaatagggctgggctttgaaatgaggtaCGATAACAACTGTAAAAttaatttgtgtaaaaaaaaataatgtcccTCTTTTATTTCAAAATTTAATTCACTCCTTAAGATCTATGAGTTTCTCTTATTATTTTCAGGGTGGGAGGTCATCTGATAGCCCGAGGATCAGTGTGGGCGGTGAGTGGGCGAGGGCGTGAGcttgtgggtgggggtggaggcGGCTTGACTTGGTGGGATGCTCGCACGGGCGGTGTCACACGCAGTGTGGGCGGTGTGCAGGTGCGCGGGCCCGCTCTAGCATGGCACCCTCATGCTAACAGGGTGAGAGTTAACGAGTCTGAATGTTCCATGGCCACGGATATTGGATAAAATAAGATGAAAATTAAGAAACAATTATAAAAAAAAGTAGTTGAGGTTGAAGTTATGTCCAGAGTTTTGTCACTTACTAAAATGATTTTAGTCTACGTTCACTTTAACCTCCGAGGTCTTATTTACTCATTTTCTGTTTTAAATTTACCCATTTTCTTTGTCACCTCAAGAAAGAAGTCCAGCTGTactagcgacagtatgaaaatatgCTTCGTGGTGTAGGTGCCTTTATTGTACAATGATAACTTAGTAGTCgaggttgtgtgttgcaggtggtAAGTGGGAGCTGGGGTGGTGGAACTGACAGTGTCAAGGTGTGGGAGGCATCCACAGGCAGACTCACCCACCTACTCTACTCTGACTCGGTCAACACTTCTGTGAGTATAtctatctttctttctctttctttcctaCCTCTCTCCTTACATGTTATTACTTTAtctgtggtattattattatttgtttttgTTGTCATTTCTttttaatagtaatattaatgtCTGATAATTAGTAGTGTCAGAATTAATGTAGATTCCGTTTCTCCTTAAAACAGAGTTCATGTAGGTGAGTTATGTAGGTATTGAAACTCAGAGGAAAAGGCAATCAGAAGCGAGGGAGACTAGCAGGTGTGGTAGCTCTAGGGAGGCTAGCAGGTGTGGGAGCTCTAGGGAGACTAGCAGGTGTGGGAGCTCTAGGGAGACTAGTAGGTGTGGGAGCTCTAGGGAGACTAGCAGGTGTGAGAGCTCTAGGGAGACTAGCAGGTGTGGGAGCTCTAGGGAGACTAGCAGGTGTGGGAGCTCTAGGGAGACTAACAGGTGTGAGTTCTCCGTGACAGGTGTACAGCACGACGTGGGCTGGCAAGGAGGTCGTAGCAGTGGGAGGCGCACACCCAAACCTACTCAGACTTGCAACTCTGGATAATACGGTAAGGTGGGAAGAGAGGAGGTTAGGGGGAGAGAAGAATGGAGTGAGGAAGGGAATGGACTGGAGGGGGTAGAGAAGGTAGTAGGTGGAGGgagagtttgaggtggtcagtggtATTCCGCGTTGAGTCTCTTGAGTAGAGAGAGGTGAGAAAAGAGGGAGAATTGGATTAAAAAAATTAGTGCAGAAAGAGGAAAGTGAATAATGGACTCATGTGTCACATCAATGAAATCAGAGGCTCCGTTAGATACATTGTCTATATCCCAAAGTATCCCCATTAATTTAATTCAACCAACAATAGAAATAAGCCACACTTTGGGTTTTCTGGGCTATCCATCCTGAAATTTACTTAATGTGCCACTGTTGTATGTCTGAAACATCTGTGCACCCtcaggttggttaatggggtttaaagcctatatactacacaagggtcattaaggttgcatatCAAATGTTCACCATTTATGAAGAATAATTTAATGTTATATATAGGCCTATTAGGATTACACTCCACGTGTGACTGGTTACAATcataaccatattttttaaaggggtggaccggtaagccagtagaagccctcagtcagatgaccaaaagctccagctgcgggtcatcatatgactaagacccgcgtcaagaaactcttgtcatgtttcctgacaaacctacctAACCTGGCCCTGAACGTGTACTTGCACTgttgctctcagtgtacatacatcaAGAGAGAAATTCATCAGAATAAAGTGTCTTTAGAATAATGGTATAAATTTATAATATTCTGTAAAATATTTATAGATTTTCctgaatactactactactaattaataataaaaaatactactactaataaaatactaatactgataaaataattattattgcaGTGCTTTTGTCTATAATAATTTGTATATCACAGTTTACTCATCGCTGGGATATGTTGTCCATGGTGTGCAGACAGTAGGTGTGTTGCGTGGAGTTCGTAACACAGTGTGGGCGCAAGACGCACTACTGGCAAGGGGACACCAAAGCACGCGTCTCGCCGTTGCTTCAGGACCAACACTCTACATCATCGATGTTCTCAAATGAGGCTTCTGACACTACATCGTCAATGTTCTAAGGTGAAGCCCCGAACACTACATGGTCTTTGTTCAGCTCCGAGCACTAcgtatgattcatccaactaggtatatttctatacaccatatacttagttggatgattTTTTATTAGAGCCAACTGGCTGATTGGTTcatgcactggcctgtgagttttaagactcacttgccatgggttcaaaactCACCCGTaccgtgatttgtttgcagtcgtgttattacgatttcgtgagtgtgtgtgtatatatatatatatatatatatatatatatatatatatatatatatatatatatatatatatatatatatatatatataatgatctctggctgaaggagactcgaacctacgaaccttgggacaaggtacgcagtgctataccaatctcaccacactggacaataccttggcgtccagcttgcgctagacgttttgatccaaggcagccagctttcagggagaaggcttacagcttttcatctcatcccctgcatgcatcagcctttctagagattttaacaatgcaaggaattcgcaagagcaggcaaaatatacacaaacactgatctctggcacacacacacacacacacacacacacacacacacacacacacacacacacacacacacacacacacacacacacacagatatatatatatatatatatatatatatatatatatatatatatatatatatgcatggtaGAAGTGGATCTTAAGGCCTGAATGAAACCATCAGAAGCTGAAAATTTAATTGGGTTGTACATGCTTTGTTTTCTTTTTCAGGCAGTGAGATCATGGAGATTCTCATAAGCAGAAAGGATTTCTGATCATGAGCATCTCAGAGATGAGAACCTTGGGAAAACATATTTTAATTGGCCCCGAGATGCTAATGATAATGCTGTTTTGGATCCAGCGCCGAATAAACTTTTAAAAATCTAAATGTTCATTTTCTTTTCATTTTAACATGTTATTTTCAGTCCTGTTTAAATAACAATATTTTCTATGGTTTTCTGCAGATGAACTCcactagtcattgtggtagtctacaagcctccggatgcaacatcccagcaattccaggaacagctgttaaaaattgaccactgtctggaaaaccttccagctcctgcacccaacatcttgctcctgggggatttcaacttaaggcacctaaaatggaggaatatagcaaataatattgttgcagtaataacaccaggaggcagctctgatgaaaactcacactcacgcgagcttttaaatctctgcacaaaattcaatttaaaccagcaaataatagagcctactagactggagaatacactagacctcatcttcactaacaatgatgatctgataagaaatgtcaccatatcaaaaacaatatactcagatcacaacataattgaggttcagacatgtatgcgtggagccccagaccgacataatgagactagtcacgagggagcattcaccaaattcaacttcaataacaaaaacataaagtgggaccaagtaaaccaagtcctaaccgatataagctgggaagatatactaagcaacacagaccccaacttatgcctagaacagattaacttggtggcactcgatgtatgcacaaggcttattcctctaagaaaaaggaggagtagatgtaaaatagaaagagacaggcgctccctttacaggcgacggaaaagaataacagagcggctaaaagaggtcaatatatctgaaatgcgtagggagacactggtcagagaaatagcaagcatcgaacttaagctaaaggaatcttataggagtcaggaatcgcgggaagaactaaaagccataaatgaaatcgaaagaaacccaaagtatttcttctcctatgccaaatcaaagtcgagaacaacgtccagtattgggcccctacttaaacaagatgggtcctacacagatgacagcaaggaaatgagtgagctactcaagtcccaatatgactcagtttttagcaagccgctaaccagactgagagtcgaagatcaaaatgaattttttatgagagccacaaaatttgattaacacaagcctatccgatgttatcctgacgctaaatgacttcgaacaggcgataaatgacatgcccatgcactctgccccagagccagactcatggaactccgtgttcatcaagaactgcaagaagcccgtatcacgagccttttccatcctatggagagggagcatggacacgggggtcgtcccacagttactaaaaacaacagacatagtcccactccacaaagggggcagtaaagcaacagcaaagaactacagaccaatagcactaacatcccatatcataaaaatctttgaaagggtcctaagaagcaagattaccacccatctagaaacccatcagttacacaacccagggcaacatgggtttagaacaggtcgctcctgtctgtctcaactattggatcactacgacaaggtcctaaatgcactagaagacaaaaagaatgcagatgtaatatatacagactgcaaaaaccttcgacaagtgtgaccatggcgtaatagcgcacaaaatgcgtgctaaaggaataacaggaaaagtcggtcgatggatctataatttcctcactaacagaacacagagagtagtcgtcaacagagtaaagtccgaggcagctacggtgaaaagctctgttccacaaggcacagtactcgctcccatcttgttcctcatcctcatatccgacatagacaaggatgtcagccacagcaccgtgtcttcctttgcagatgacacccgaatctgcatgacagtgtcttccattgcagacactgcaaggctccaggcggacatcaaccaaatctttcagtgggctgcagaaaacaatatgaagttcaacgatgagaaatttcaataactcagatatggtaaacacgaggaaattaaatcttcatcagagtacaaaacaaattctggccacaaaatagagcgaaacaccaacgtcaaagacctgggagttatcatgtcggaggatctcaccttcaaggaccataacattgtatcaatcgcatctgctagaaaaatgacaggatggataatgagaaccttcaaaactagggaggccaagcccatgatgacactcttcaggtcacttgttctatctaggctggaatattgctgcacactaacagcacctttcaaggcaggtgaaattgctgacctagaaaaagtgcagagaaccttcacggcgcgcataacggagataaaacacctcaattactgggagcgcttgaggttcctaaacctgtattccctgtaacgcaggcgggagagatacatgattatatacacttggaaaatcctagagggactagtaccgaacttgcacacgaaaatcactcactacgaaagcaaaagacttggcagacgatgcaacatccccccaatgaaaagcaggggtgtcactagcacgttaagagaccatacaataagtgtcaggggcccgagactgttcaactgcctcccagcatacataagggggattaccaacagacccctggcagtcttcaagctggcactggacaagcacctaaagtcggttcctgaccagccgggctgtggctcgtacgttggtttgcgtgcagccaacagcaacagcctggttgatcaggctctgatccaccaggaggcctggtcacagaccgggccgcgggggcgttgaccctcggaactttctccaggtaaactccaggtctccaggtaaacttcataAATACAGGCATATAATAAAACATATTTATAGTAAGTACCAGTCAATAAATCTTTATCATACAATTCAGTCACGTGCATATTTACATATACTTTAGTATGGTacttgtaaacaatatattgttcAAATAGAATGATTTTCAAGCACTTTTATACGTCTAGTAAATAGGTGAAAAAAATACATGCAAATTTGCTTTGACAAGgtatttttcattattattcttAAATTTTATCATGAACCTAGCAACACACAAAAAATATTATATGTATCCAAGCCTTCATAGTTTTGTAAATCCTCTGATGTGCATGTACTTTATGAAAAGGTGAAATAGTTCACGATGTGTGGACTGTGAATAATTTGCTGCTTGGTAACAAAGCAACTTCATCTGATCAGTTACCTCATACGGCTCTTCTCTATTCATTACCCTTAATTTTGCTTCGTATCTAATCTTCCCGGTATATCAAGATCATTTCGGCACATTAAAAGTATTTCTTTTCGGAAGCTTTAGTCGATTTTCCATTATTTAGCAATAATTCTGTTATCGCCAATATTGTCGCTCCCCATCCAGGTTACTGTACTAATAATGAGGTGTTTGAAACAGCTAGGTCAGCCTGTGATGGTTCCCGAACACAGTGAGTGGTTGGTTTATTAGTTTAAACCCTATCGAGTGCACGAATTATTAAGCTGTAAATAAACAATAGACTACCAGTCAATGGTGTTTTAATCCCTTAAAAACAGGAGTTAAATTAAATTCTGCATATAACAAATGTCTAATGCTCGGTATAAATAACCGTTCCAGGACAGACAAAGATATCTCGGTGGTGGCCCTGGTGGGTATGTTTGACTGTATTAGTTAAGGGCGTGGTACATATGAACTACAAGTGCCTAAGCTGTCAAAAACGACTCGAGGAAATATGTGAAATACAGGAACTATAATATTTGTTTATTCAACCAAACATATACATAAGCTACTGTATGCACGACTGATCACATAATTAAATCTGTTAAGGAATAGCCAGTAGCAGTTAATCTAGACAACAGAACACCCATTGTGCAGTCAGATTAAGGCAGCTGAACTTTTATCATGATACTCGCCTTTCTCCTCCCCTCAGTCGTCTCTCTATATGTTACTAAGTATATTGTCTTTAACATGCTCAGTAATTTCTACAActgttatataagaaataaattaagTAGGTAATGATGAATAATTATATGTAACCATGGTTCTCAAGACACGGTTTCAtttacacaccacactcaccgaCACTTTGGGATATAGACATTGGCCTCATGACTAGCAAAACTTTATAAGAGACGGAAAAACTTAGTATACATGAGCTTCCGTTAATGACTATTGAATTGTGCGTTTACTTTGGTGAATAAGAAATTTATATGGCTACGGACTCGTGGAGATCAGTGTGACTATATTGGCTGATCTTTTATAAACTTTAAGTATTCCGCATTTATCTGCGTTAACTGAAAATTAATAGCATTTATCCATGATTCTAATTTTTGGCTACGTCTGCTGTACTCCAGGACTCCGTGCCGGCAAGACGTTTATGTATCACCATAATTTTTCACGTCTCTAAAATGTAACATACGCAAAAGTCCTGTTCAGCTGCCCGTAGGGAGGTGCAAAAACATCCAGAATATTTTAAGTTCATAGTTGGTAGTAACCTTGATAGTTTTCAAACAATGTTACAATGAATACTCAACGTTacaagacatacaaaataataattttatcacATAACTCGGAAGTCAAGAAATATTTTATAAGCTGGACAGCTAAACTCGATTAGTATCTAACCTGAATTGCTTTTAAATGATAACAAACTACTAGTAATCCCGAAGGTTCTTAGATTTACAACACGGTAGAAATCAGTATAGCTTCAACTAGTCAACAGACAGATTGGAAAGCAGGGGACTTTTGTACGGGAATGCCAACGAGTAAATACCAGCATATTATTAAATTGAGTCCTGCGACAATTTGCCACAAGTAGCAACTCTGCTCTGAAACATCCACCGTCCCAATCTTAGAATATATTGAAATATCCACCATCCCAATCTTAGAATATATTGCCCTGTTCAGTAAAAGAGAGGGGATTGTACATTGATTCCTTATGCTGCCAGAAGTATGTGGGacaacaccactacattatcTTTGGAACACATGCTACGGTTAAAACCCTGCCTGCCTCGAAACATCACACACGTATAACATGAAAATATCTGTATAAAATATAAGAACTGAGTAATGCTCACAAACGAAAACAAAATAAAATGTTGACAAGAGGTGCCTGGAGAGTCGAGCAGAAGGTATAGGCCAAATGGGTAGCGAGGGATATGTGGCATACCTCACTACACACCCAAGGTTACCCCTCACACCCAAGGTTACCCCTCACACCCAAGGTTACCCCTCACACCCAAGCCTAGTCCCACATGTCACCTGCACCATCTGTCAACCACCTCATTCACACTTCTCTCCACgcacacataaa from Cherax quadricarinatus isolate ZL_2023a chromosome 15, ASM3850222v1, whole genome shotgun sequence harbors:
- the LOC128692014 gene encoding uncharacterized protein, producing the protein MTQRPSSGASEVGSGGGGSPTSLILPQLPSQAGSSTSTRTSPSRTSAHGTSSLGRRRISTSSSVASGTSLASLLVKLHQPPSSSLSLEGKLKIRATVDCGSDVIFCKFSPDGGLVGTALRSGQVKFFTQAGMLSHTLQLPGETAAQLPTPATSLLWLSGGQPDSILTTYSDGRVVSWRGRSVGVVQSEGGIDVRAAVVVGGLDNQVVTFTRGQVTVRDVNTLNTVCNMDQGVGGHLIARGSVWAVSGRGRELVGGGGGGLTWWDARTGGVTRSVGGVQVRGPALAWHPHANRVVSGSWGGGTDSVKVWEASTGRLTHLLYSDSVNTSVYSTTWAGKEVVAVGGAHPNLLRLATLDNTTVGVLRGVRNTVWAQDALLARGHQSTRLAVASGPTLYIIDVLK